The region GAACCAGGGGAGCAGGATGCTGTCTTCTCCGGCGGAGGTGTGATCTGCAGGCGTGCTGCAGGCCGGTTGTGTCGGGCGGCAGGCGGACAACGGTTCGGAATCCAGGGAGGGAGCCGCCCGATCAAGGAGTGCAAGCAGGCGGGTGCCGGTGGTCCCGGCATCTTGATAGCCGATGATCAATTCGCCTTGCAGATAAAAAGCCGGAACGCCGATCAGCGTCACCGCCTGCCGCCTTGCCAACGTCTCTAAACGGGTGAGCGCGGTCTGATCCTGACCGACATCCCGAACCAGAATGTGCAGGGCGGGGCGACGTTGCCGAAGCTCGCGAAGAAATGCCTTGGCGGCTTCGCAATGCGGACAGCCGGCGCGGACGAAGACTTCCACGTCCGCAGTCGGTTCGGAGGCGTGAACAGACACCTCTGAACCGAGGAGCCACAGGCAGACGAACACGAGGCCTGCGTAAAGAATCCTCCGCCGACGCATCGCTGTGCCTGTGGCGCCTATCGGCTAGCTGACGAAGTCCGGTGTTGCGACCGATCGGATATAGGACAAGACGTCCAGCATCTGTTGGTCGGTCAGTTTGCCTCGATACCCATGCATGGGGCTGAAGAGCGCTCCGTTCGCGATCGTGATCAGCAGTTCCCAATCGGTTTTGGCGCGCGAGTTGACGGATTGAAAATTCGCGGGCCTCACAATCAGGTATTGGCCGTCGGGCCCGGCCCCGTCCAGTTTGTCTCCGTGGCAACGCAGACATTGTTTTTCATAAATGGCCTGTCCGTCGCGCGGATTGCCCCGGTTGGTTTGTGCGGTGGCCCAGGTGCTGCCCAGGATGACGAGGCAAACGGCAGAAAGAATGCTGAACGTTTTCATGCGCAGGCTCCTTTATGGTTCGGCGCAGTGCGCCGGATTGGTCACAGACTCATCGGACGATCAAGACCGGACAGGGCACGTGGTGCAGGAGGGCGTGGGAGATGCTTCCCAGGAGAAATCGCTCCAGCCCCTTGCGTCCATGGGAACCGATGACCAGAAGATCCGCCGACTTGGCGCGCTCCGTCAGGATGTCGGTCGGATCGCCGACGGTCACCTGGGTGCCGACCGTATAGCGGTGATTCATGACCGAGGCGGCCAAATTCTTCACCAGGTCTTCGGCCGAGCGTACGGCGATCCCGGTCCAATCCTGCAGCGGAAACAGGCTGAATGGATCGGTGGACGGAATCTGCCGTACGACGCTCACGATAGTGAGATCGACCGGATTCTTGAACGGATGGCTGAGGAGCCAGGCCTTGATCCGGGCGCCATCCTCATGTCCTTCGACGGCGACCGTCACGCGCTTGACCGGCCCCTCGCGCTCCTTCACGATCAAGGTCGTGCAGTCTGCATGGAGTGCGACGCGATGGGAGACGCTGCCGAGGACGAATTCGCCGACGCGTCCCCGCCCGCGCGCACCGATCACGATCAGGTCTGCATGCGTTTCCCGCGCCTTGTCTAGAATCAGCGAGGCCGGTTTGCCGAATTCGCACACCCGTGTGACGGCGAGGCCCTCGGAGGGCAGCAGGGTGGAGGTGTGGTCGAGCAACTGTTCTCCCGCTTTCTCCATGGCCTTCCGGAATTCGTCGTACCCCTGCATGTTGCTCACTTCTGCGACGATCGGATACTGAAACATGCCCAAGTCGATCCCATGCACCAGGATGACCTCGTGCAGATCGTACAGATAGGAAACTTCACGAACGGCTGCGAACGCCTGTTCCGACCAGTCGAGTGCGATCAGGGCACGCATAAGACTCCTTTCGCCGGCAGGATGCTGAAACAGTCCTCCACCCTCGCTCCCGTCACTCGTGAAGCGTGAAGCGTATCTCATCGGAGTCGGAGCCTATGGCTCGTGGCCTAGAGCTGAGAGTTGCGACGCCCACACTCGATTTCCGGCTATAGGCTATGAGCTGGATACCATACGCCCTTTTCCGCGGACAAGAGGCGAACGACCTTTCACGAACGACGGACGAAGCCGGCGGAATGCTTGAGCCCCCTGCGAAGAGATTCATCAGTCTTCCCCTACGCCGTGCTCTTGGATCACGCAGGATCTATGCACAGCTGTTCTGCAGCCGCCTAGAACAACGGGTGCGGTGACGTGCCGAATGGCATGAACCGCGGGGAATCGCCGACGTTGCCGCGAATGCGCCACTGCCCGTCATCGAGCGTCATGTAGTGCACTTCTTCATACCAACTGTCGATCGGCACACGTAACCCGCCGGTTTTCGACAGGCCCGACAAACTACCTGTACAGGTGACCTCGATGATGGTCTTGGAGCCGGATCCGACTCTGATCATCCGGGAAAAGTGATGGGTATCGGACAGTTCCCGGAATTCGTCGAACAGGTTGATCCAGACCTTCCGCATGTCGGCCTTCTTCAGTCCGTGATAATTGTACTGCTCCGAATACAGGGCCATGATGCCGTCCACGTCGCCGGCACGAAGCGCCTGTTCGGCTTGCCTGAAGGTTGCCAGCACGTGATCGACGGTGGCCTGATCGAGGTCTGCTGCCGCTCCGGGAAGGAGCTGCATCTCGGCGGTTGCCGGAGACCATGTCAGGGTGACCATCAGAAGTCCGCCGATGAGAAACCTGCTCCATCGATCCCACGTCCGTTCCCCTCCACCCATGACCACTCCTTCTTGCCGATGGTGCGGTTGCCTACCCGACCCAGGTGACGCGGATAAAATCTTCATCCTTATCGTATTGCAGTTCCAATTCGCCGTGATGCGCATGTTTCAGCGCTTCGCCGATTCGTCTCGGTAAGTGGGTATCGGTCGTGAGAACGACAAGCCCCTCTGCCCGGTTCTCGATCGTCATGATGCGGGCCAGCGGGTATTCCTTTTTTTCCTGCGCCTCGGCGTTATGGATCAGGCCCATGACTTGGTCCCGGTGCTGGTCTTTGTAGGCTCCCTTGAGCGTGACGAACCCTTTCGGGTTTTTGTCTTCGATGCGCAGACAAGCCGGACAGACGATCTCATCGGCCCCCGCCGGTTTGGGTCCCCAGGTCCAGCGCCCCTTATGGAACAGCGCCCCGCAGGTCTTGCAGACCGTGGGCTCCTTCAACTTCCCCGGCATCTTGTAGGTGTCGTGTTGACCTTCCTGCACGAATCGATCGCGGCGCGCGGCGTGGCCGCCTTCAGTTTGTTTGTTCATCGGTGCGATTCCTTTTCTGTGCCGGGTCATCCGCTCTGTGGCCCGCACTGTGATGTTACGATCGGTTGATAGACGCTTCTTCCGCCAGGTTGAGATATTGCAGCACCTCACGGTCTTCGACCTGTTCGAAGTCCCGATAGAAGTTACCGACGGCATAAAACGGATCCGGTACCCGCAGCACGATCAATTGGTCGACCAGTTTTCGCGCCTCCTCCACGGTCGAGTGCGGGCCCACCGGAATGGCCCCGATCACGCGACGCGGGTTTCCCTGGCGGGCGGTCGCAACGGAGGCAAAGAACGTCGCGCCTGTAGCGAGACCGTCATCGACGAGAATCACGGTCCGGTCCTTCAGGTCGGGGAACGGGCGTCCCTGCCGGTACAGGGCGACACGCCTGGTGACTTCCTTTTGCTGCGCCTGCACGGCGGCTGAAAGTTGTCGTTCTGTGAGCGACAAGCCGACGAGCGCCTCTCGATTCCAATAGACGGCGCCTGTTTCGCTGACGGCTCCCAGGGCATATTCAGGATTACCGGGCGCGCCGATTTTTCGCGTAATGAGCACATCAAGCGGCAGATGCAGGGCCAGGCTCAATTGATAGGCCACTGCCACTCCTCCGCGCGGCAACGCGAGGAGAATGGCGGTGGGATCGCTGCGAAAGGGGATCAATTCCTGTGCGAGGAGTTCTCCGGCTTCTTCACGGTTCTTGAACATGACCCTCTACTCCCACTGCCGTTTGCCCTGCATGCTGTGGCCCGAACGGGGCTACCACAGTCCGCCCGTGACCCCTACGCCGATCAGGAACAGTGCCACGACGATCACCAGGACGATCAGCCACCGGTGATGGTGTGTTGCACCCTCGGGATGCCAATGGATTTCCCAGGGGATGTCCAGGTATCGAGGATGTCGGAACATGGCAGGCTCCTTCCGTTTAGGACACCTTCACGTCGATCGATTTCGGCTTGGCTTTCTCCGATTTCGGGAGATGCACTTTGAGGACGCCGTCTTTGTATTCCGCCGCGACCTTGCTGCCGTCGGCATCTTCCGGCAGGGTGAAGCTGCGCAAGAAGCTGCCGTACGCGCGTTCTACGCGATGATATTTCTTGTCTTTTTCTTCCTTCTCGTATTTGCGCTCGCCGGAGATCGCGAGCACATTGTCCTGCACCGTGAGTTTCACGTCTTCCTTCTTGACCTCGGGCAGTTCCGCCTTGATCAGATATTCCTTGTCGTCTTCGGTGATGTCGACCAAGGGAGACCATTCCGCGACCGAAATCGACTCCTTCTGGCCTTCCGCTTTGGTCGGTGTCCGACCCCAGAGGGCGGACAAGCGCTGTTCCATGTCCTCAAGTTCCCGCCATGGATTCAACTGTCTCCGAAATGGTTCCCAACGGGTGAGTCCACTCATGGTCAGGTCTCCTTTACGGTCTGGGTAGGTGGAGCGTGAACCCTGTCCTGTCATACGTTCAAGATGGTGTTCCGGAACCGTCATTCTGCATTGGCACTGTTGCAGACTCGATGCCAGCGGAATATGCGGTGGGTATTCAGGGGGGAGGTGCGAAAGTTCACTTGCTTAGGAGCATGGGCAGGCGGTTTCGATCGTCGACCATGCTGCGGGGTGGGGCGTTACGGGACAGCGGTCGGGGGCCGCAATGGTGCCAATTACCTCATTGATTTCAATCCGGCCATGGTTACCCAATGAATGAAGGGAAATGAAGGGAGGTGGATCCAGGATAAGGTCGAAACCCCCGCTTCCGTGCCGCGTCAGTGGGTTCGGGGGTCGCTCCTGTCGCAATTTCGGGGTCCGGTCCGAAGGGACGCGCTTCCATCTCGGTGCCAGTAGGAGGCACGGCTCGCACAAGGAGCCCGATGAATGGGAAGCGCGGGACATCCAGGTTGTGTGACTCGCCGGGATGTCCGGAGGGATTCCGCTCAGTGGGCAGGCCTGATCTCCACACGGGAGCGGGTTTTTTAGCGGAAAGATGAAGGGAGCGGACAGGGGATCCGCTTGCGGGGCAGAGGGTTTTGAGGAGTGTTAAGCGGGTGTGGGAAGGAGAGCATGTGTTCTCCTCGTGGCGATTTACCATAGGTCATCAGAAGTCATGTCACGCGCATTGAAGTCGAGAGGGGCTCTGCGCTCTCCGTTTTCCCATCCGAGCTTCCGAACTGACCTTCAGCGCAGCGTGAAAGTCTTTCTCTCAGGAAAGTGACCCTTGTTTCGCGGGTGGTTGTCGCAAGGTTCTAGAGGGTGAGGTGCGGCATTGTGGTAGAGGGCCAGATGAGAAAGGGGATCGCTTTTTCATTCCTGGACGAGTCGTATGATCGGGCAACGTTGGTAGAGAATCAGAGCAATACTAAGCAGATGCCCTCAAGGGAGAGCGGAGGAAAAAGTTGCGATGTAGCATCCAGCTGCACGAGGAGGGAGGTATAGGCGCTGCGAATGAGAAAAGTGTGTGTTGCATCCGACTCAAGGGCAACTCATGGTGGCCGGATCATAGAGGAGTTCTCCAGGGTCGGCGGTGATAGTCGGGGTCACTACCAACCAGAGGAGGGTATTATGAAACGGTCGGGTCACGCATGTCGTGGGTTTTTGGTTCCCTTCGCATTGAGTGTGGTGTCGCTCGCGGGAATAGCTCCCGGCATCCCGACACTCGCTCAAGCTGATGAAGGCAAGATAGAGGTTGTTATCAAGGACGATGGATATCATGTGAAAGGGCATACGACACCTGGCGCGCTGACGAGAATCATTCTTCGCAACGAAGGGTCTATGACGCACGGATTCAGCTCGCGAATTTTAAAAGATGTGCAGGTTCGCAAAGAAGGGGATACGAGGGAGGTCGTCGCCCACGGGGTAAAGTCATTCCACGTGGATGCGGGAAAAATCGCGACGCTGGTTTTCACCAAACCGGTCAAACATGATCCGTCGACCGGCATTAGTGAAACCGAACAGTATGCGTTCTGGTGTGATCTGCACCCGCAAATGAGGGGTGAGTTTCTGATCGTTGAGACCAGGGGGGAAGTGGGTGGCGGGTGAGACGTTGAAGGATCAGTCGTGTCACAGTTTGCGAAGGACGGTGCTCGTGAATCGCAGGGGGAGAGAGGGCGTCTTGGGGCGCCCTCTCTTTTATTTTCGGCGTGAGAGGAGAACCGGATGTTCGGGGCCTGTCCCGTCGGAGAAAGAACGGGCGGGCAGCAGGTGAGGAGGCGCTGTTTTCATTCTGCCGCTCTGGACACAGACCTTCCCTATGTCAGAAAAGCCTTTCGAACCTTGAGGAGGAAGGCATCGGCCAGTTCCGGACGGGCCTGTTGGGAGCAGGTGCGGAGTCGCCGCGCCGCTTCTGCGGTCCAGTGTTCTCCCATGTCGATGACCTCGCCGGGGCGAAAGTGCCCGGCTTTGATCCTGGCCACGGCTTCACCCACCGGGGTTTCCGAAATTCTGATGCTGAACGTCCCCCGTTCCAACAATTCACAGAGGTTGAAGAGCACCCGCACATAGGCCGCCGCGTATTTGGCGGGCCGTCCATCCTTTTTCTCCAACATTTTCTTGCGCTGGTTGTCGCAGTAGTTGAGGAACGACTCATAGGCCGCCTGCGCCGACCAGAGACGCGGAAAGAGTTGGCGTAGCTCCGCGCCCCAATCATCCATCGTCACCACCGGCGCCACCAGTGTTTCGAGCACCAGGGGATGACCCTGCAGGGCCAATTGGAGAAAGTGCCCGATCTCCCAGGACGTTTCGTCCGCTTCCTCCTTCATCATCCTCGTGCCCTGATACTTAAACCCGACACGAAACAGTTCGGCGGTGGGCAGGACGAAGACACTGCGGTAGTCCTTGTCGCTTTCGGGACCGGCCAGGCCGTGGGCGTGCGAACCGACCACCACTTTCAAAATGCAGGCATCGGTCGACGACGTAGCTGCGTCTCTCATGATCGCGCGGCGGAGAGTTGGGTAAGACAGCCGTTCAAGGTCATGTATTTGGGGTAGTCGGCTTCAGGAATCTCGATATGGAACTCCTTGTGAAGCGCCACCACGAAGTTGAGGAAGTCCATCGAGTCGAGGTCGAGTTGGTCGCGGAAGCTGACATCCGGGCGTAGGGAGGTTGTATCCGCTTCCGGTGCGATCTCACCGAGAAGACGAAGGACCTGGCTGCGCGTTTCGTCTTCCGACGATGGCGTGCTCATAATGATTGGGGCTCCTGTAACAAGCGATCGATCTCAGCCAGGAACAATCCTCCACGGTGGCCGTCCGTGACGCGGTGGTCGGCGGAGAGCGACGCCATGAGAACCGGCCTCGGCACAACCAGGCCATCGGCAACCCAGGGGCGTTCGACGACTTTGCCGAATCCGACCAGCGCGACTTGGGGAGGATAAATGACTCCGAACACAGTTTCCACTCCCTGTTCCCCCAGACTCGTGACGGTAATGGTCGGGTCGGACAGTTCCGAGCTCCGTAACGAACCGGCCCGGGCGCGCTTCACCAGGTCTTGAAAGTTCTGCATCAATTCGCTGAGGCTCAGCCGGTCGGCGTCGTGCAACGCCGGCGCGACCAGTCCACCCTGGCGGAGAGAAATGGCGGTGCCGATATGAATCCGTTCGCTTCGGCTGGCCTCGCCGTCCTTCCACAGCGCGTTGAGTTCGGGAACCCGACGCAGTGCGAAGGCGACCGCTTTGATCAGCAAGACACCGTAGAGAAGACGCTCTGTGACCGGACGCTGCTCGTTCGAGTCCTTCAGCCAGGTGATTGCCCGGCCCATGTCGATGGTGGTGCTGAGGTAATAGTGGGGGATCTCGCGTTTGGATCGGGCCATGGCTGCGGCGATGGTTTGCCGCATGCGTGCCTGGCGGTCGGCGGCACCGACCGGTTTGGCGATGTCCGCCGTCGCCGTGGTGGCTCGCTCAATATCGTCGAGGGTGATGGCTCCTTCCGGGCCGGTTCCCTGCAACGTGTTTGCGTCGATGCCTCGCTCGGTGGCCAGTTTTTTCGCCGCTGGTGAAATCCGCAATCGCCCCGCCTGAGACGGCGCAACGGCTCCGCTCTCCGTTCGAGGGGCGGGCGGAGGGGGGGCCGGTGGAACGGCGACCGTCCGGGGAGAAGCGACACTTGCCGTCGGTCGTCCCTCTTCGCGAATGATCGCCATGACCGTGCCGACCGGGATCTTGTCGCCCGGTCTGGTGATGAGTCGCTCGATGATGCCTGTGAAATGGGATTCGACGTCGATGGCGGCCTTTTCCGTATCGACCTCCGCGATGATCTCGCCCTTGGTGATGCGGTCGCCTTCTTTCTTTTTCCACTGCACCAAGGTGCCGTCGGTCATGTCGGCGCCGAGTGTCGGCATCAGGAATTCAGCCATGATGGAGACTCCGTGAAGCGCGAAAGGTGAAACGTGAAACGTAAAATGGAACGGGCCATGAGTGACAGAGAAACAGCCAAGGCATCGGTTATCCCAGCAACCTGCGAACCGCCTTCACGATCTTGTCCGGCTGCGGCAGCGCCGCCTCTTCCAGATGTTTCGGATAGGGAATTGGGACTTCTTCGCTGCAGACCCGTGCAACCGGGGCATCCAAATCGTAAAACGCACCCTCCATGATCTGCGCGGAGACTTCGGCGGCGAAGCTTCCCGTGCGCCAGGCCTCGTCGATAACCACCGCCCGGTGAGTTTTTCGAACGGAGGTGAGGATGGTGCCGATATCGAGAGGACGCAGGACACGCAGGTCCACGACCTCCGCTTCGATGCCCTCTTGAGCCAATTGTGTGGCAGCGGCCAACGCCTTCCAGAGGCTACCCCCGAATGTGATGAGGCTCACGTCTTTTCCGGGTCGGCGCACCGCAGCGCGGGAAATATCGACTACCGGATGGCTTTCCTCCAATTCGCCTTCCATGGAATAGAGATACGCATGTTCGAAAATAAACACCGGGTCCGGCTCCTGGAGCGCGGTGAGCAACATCCCCCGCGCATCCGTCACAGTGGCGGGCGTCAGGACCGTGATGCCGGGAATGTGCGCATACCAGCCTTCCAGGCTGTGCGAATGTTGCGCCGCCACCTGGCGGCCGGCGCCGGTAGCCATTCGAACGACCAGCGGCACGTTGAACTGACCGCCGGACATGTGCCGGAGCGTTGCCGCGTTGTTAAGAATTTGATCGAGTGCCAGCAGGCTGAAATTCACCGTCATCACTTCCACAATCGGACGCATGCCGCCCAGGGCCGCGCCGATGCCGGCGCCCACGAAGGTGCTTTCCGATAGCGGCGTATCACGAATGCGTTCCGGGCCGAACTCGTCGAGCAATCCTTTGCTGCAGGCATAGGTGCCCCCGTACTTTCCGACATCCTCCCCCATGAGGAACACACGAGGGTCGCGCTGGAGCGCTTCCCGCAATCCCGCCCGAACGGCTTCTCTGTAGGTGATTTTGGTCATAGGTGCCACCGCGAAAGGTGAGACGCGAACCAGCTACGTAGATTCGCCTGACGTTTCACGTCGTACGTCTCACATCCGTGCACACATCCTTGTTGAGATCCTCAATCGGCTCCCAGGGGGCCGCTTCGGCGAAGGCCACGGCTTCCTCGATCTCAGTCGCGATCGCAACCTCTAACTGTTGGAGATCTTCGTCGCGCAGCAATCGGGCCTGACGAAGGGCCTGTTCGAACGTCGCAATCGGGTCCCGACGCTTCCATTCGCTGACCTCGTCCTTGGTCCGATACAGCTCGGCGTCGTACATGGAATGGGCGCGAAAGCGATAGGTCCGGTATTCAAGGAAGTAGGGACCGTTGCCGCTTCTGATCAGCTCCACTGCGCGACCGGTCGCGGCCTCAACCGCCAGCACGTCCATACCGTCGACTGTGTCGGCGCCCATCGCATAGGCCTTCGCCTTGGCGGCAATATCGGGTTGCGATTGATGGCGGGCCAGGGCAGTACCCATCGCATAGAGGTTATTTTCACAGAGAAACAACACCGGGAGTTTCCACAAGGCGGCCAGGTTGAGGGATTCGTGAAACTCGCCCTCCGCCACCGCGCCGTCGCCGAAGTAGCAGCCAGTGACACGCTTGCGACCTTGCATCTTGTCGGCGAGGGCCAGGCCGACGGCCACGGGTAATCCACCGGCCACGATGGCCAGGCCTCCGTAAAACCGCCGGGAGGCATCGAAGAAATGCATCGAGCCTCCGCGTCCGCGCGCGCAACCGGCGGCTTTCCCATACAGCTCTGCCATCAGCTGCCTCATCGATGTGCCGCGGACCAGCGCATGGCCATGTTCCCGATAGGTGGCGACGATCGCGTCCTCGTTGGTGAACGACGGGATGGAGCCGGCAGCCACGGCCTCTTCACCGATGTACAGATGGAGAAAGCCGTGGATCTTTCCGAGCTGATACAGTTCCGCGGTCCGTTCCTCAAAGCGTCGGATCCGTATCATGTGTCGCAACAGCTCTAGGCCTCGTTCGCGTGTCAAGGAGGGTGTCATGTCGTCTCTCTTTTCCCCCAGCGCGCTGTCGGCAATCAGCGTTCAGCTTGAGACGAATTTCTCTTTCCGATGCTGACTGCTCCTCGCTCATGCTTCCAACGTCGAGGTATCGCCTTCCGGCAACCCGAGTTCGCGCGCCTTCAGCAGGCGTCGCATGATTTTTCCGCTTCGCGTTTTCGGCAGGGTCGGGAGAAAGGCGATCTCTTTCGGCGCCACGGCTGCGCCCAGGCGCGTCCGCGCGAAACCGAGTAGCTCACGCCGCAATGCGTCACTCGCCTCATAGCCATCTTTCAACGACACAAACGCCTTCACGATCTCCATGGCGACGGGGTCCGGCTTGCCGATCACCGCGGCTTCCGCCACCGCCTTGTGTTCGATCAACACGCTTTCGACTTCGAACGGACCGATGAGATGGCCTGAGGTTTTGATGACGTCATCCGCCCGACCAACAAACCAGAAATACCCGTCGGCATCTTTCTTGGCCACATCGCCGGTCAGGTACCAGCCGCTTGCGAAACACTTCTTGTACCGCTCCGGCTCGTTCCAATAGCCGCGAAACATCGAGGGCCAGCCGGGGCGTAGCGCCAATTCTCCCTGCACATCCGGTTCGTTCAGCACCTCCACGCCTCCGGACTCAGCCGTTTTCACGATACGGGCTTCGATTCCCGGCAGCGGTCGTCCC is a window of Nitrospira sp. DNA encoding:
- a CDS encoding cytochrome c is translated as MKTFSILSAVCLVILGSTWATAQTNRGNPRDGQAIYEKQCLRCHGDKLDGAGPDGQYLIVRPANFQSVNSRAKTDWELLITIANGALFSPMHGYRGKLTDQQMLDVLSYIRSVATPDFVS
- a CDS encoding universal stress protein, coding for MRALIALDWSEQAFAAVREVSYLYDLHEVILVHGIDLGMFQYPIVAEVSNMQGYDEFRKAMEKAGEQLLDHTSTLLPSEGLAVTRVCEFGKPASLILDKARETHADLIVIGARGRGRVGEFVLGSVSHRVALHADCTTLIVKEREGPVKRVTVAVEGHEDGARIKAWLLSHPFKNPVDLTIVSVVRQIPSTDPFSLFPLQDWTGIAVRSAEDLVKNLAASVMNHRYTVGTQVTVGDPTDILTERAKSADLLVIGSHGRKGLERFLLGSISHALLHHVPCPVLIVR
- a CDS encoding nuclear transport factor 2 family protein, encoding MGGGERTWDRWSRFLIGGLLMVTLTWSPATAEMQLLPGAAADLDQATVDHVLATFRQAEQALRAGDVDGIMALYSEQYNYHGLKKADMRKVWINLFDEFRELSDTHHFSRMIRVGSGSKTIIEVTCTGSLSGLSKTGGLRVPIDSWYEEVHYMTLDDGQWRIRGNVGDSPRFMPFGTSPHPLF
- a CDS encoding ATPase — encoded protein: MNKQTEGGHAARRDRFVQEGQHDTYKMPGKLKEPTVCKTCGALFHKGRWTWGPKPAGADEIVCPACLRIEDKNPKGFVTLKGAYKDQHRDQVMGLIHNAEAQEKKEYPLARIMTIENRAEGLVVLTTDTHLPRRIGEALKHAHHGELELQYDKDEDFIRVTWVG
- a CDS encoding phosphoribosyltransferase, yielding MFKNREEAGELLAQELIPFRSDPTAILLALPRGGVAVAYQLSLALHLPLDVLITRKIGAPGNPEYALGAVSETGAVYWNREALVGLSLTERQLSAAVQAQQKEVTRRVALYRQGRPFPDLKDRTVILVDDGLATGATFFASVATARQGNPRRVIGAIPVGPHSTVEEARKLVDQLIVLRVPDPFYAVGNFYRDFEQVEDREVLQYLNLAEEASINRS
- a CDS encoding Hsp20/alpha crystallin family protein; this encodes MSGLTRWEPFRRQLNPWRELEDMEQRLSALWGRTPTKAEGQKESISVAEWSPLVDITEDDKEYLIKAELPEVKKEDVKLTVQDNVLAISGERKYEKEEKDKKYHRVERAYGSFLRSFTLPEDADGSKVAAEYKDGVLKVHLPKSEKAKPKSIDVKVS
- a CDS encoding nucleotidyltransferase domain-containing protein, whose translation is MRDAATSSTDACILKVVVGSHAHGLAGPESDKDYRSVFVLPTAELFRVGFKYQGTRMMKEEADETSWEIGHFLQLALQGHPLVLETLVAPVVTMDDWGAELRQLFPRLWSAQAAYESFLNYCDNQRKKMLEKKDGRPAKYAAAYVRVLFNLCELLERGTFSIRISETPVGEAVARIKAGHFRPGEVIDMGEHWTAEAARRLRTCSQQARPELADAFLLKVRKAFLT
- a CDS encoding acyl carrier protein, whose amino-acid sequence is MSTPSSEDETRSQVLRLLGEIAPEADTTSLRPDVSFRDQLDLDSMDFLNFVVALHKEFHIEIPEADYPKYMTLNGCLTQLSAARS
- a CDS encoding 2-oxo acid dehydrogenase subunit E2 encodes the protein MAEFLMPTLGADMTDGTLVQWKKKEGDRITKGEIIAEVDTEKAAIDVESHFTGIIERLITRPGDKIPVGTVMAIIREEGRPTASVASPRTVAVPPAPPPPAPRTESGAVAPSQAGRLRISPAAKKLATERGIDANTLQGTGPEGAITLDDIERATTATADIAKPVGAADRQARMRQTIAAAMARSKREIPHYYLSTTIDMGRAITWLKDSNEQRPVTERLLYGVLLIKAVAFALRRVPELNALWKDGEASRSERIHIGTAISLRQGGLVAPALHDADRLSLSELMQNFQDLVKRARAGSLRSSELSDPTITVTSLGEQGVETVFGVIYPPQVALVGFGKVVERPWVADGLVVPRPVLMASLSADHRVTDGHRGGLFLAEIDRLLQEPQSL
- a CDS encoding alpha-ketoacid dehydrogenase subunit beta gives rise to the protein MTKITYREAVRAGLREALQRDPRVFLMGEDVGKYGGTYACSKGLLDEFGPERIRDTPLSESTFVGAGIGAALGGMRPIVEVMTVNFSLLALDQILNNAATLRHMSGGQFNVPLVVRMATGAGRQVAAQHSHSLEGWYAHIPGITVLTPATVTDARGMLLTALQEPDPVFIFEHAYLYSMEGELEESHPVVDISRAAVRRPGKDVSLITFGGSLWKALAAATQLAQEGIEAEVVDLRVLRPLDIGTILTSVRKTHRAVVIDEAWRTGSFAAEVSAQIMEGAFYDLDAPVARVCSEEVPIPYPKHLEEAALPQPDKIVKAVRRLLG
- the pdhA gene encoding pyruvate dehydrogenase (acetyl-transferring) E1 component subunit alpha yields the protein MTPSLTRERGLELLRHMIRIRRFEERTAELYQLGKIHGFLHLYIGEEAVAAGSIPSFTNEDAIVATYREHGHALVRGTSMRQLMAELYGKAAGCARGRGGSMHFFDASRRFYGGLAIVAGGLPVAVGLALADKMQGRKRVTGCYFGDGAVAEGEFHESLNLAALWKLPVLFLCENNLYAMGTALARHQSQPDIAAKAKAYAMGADTVDGMDVLAVEAATGRAVELIRSGNGPYFLEYRTYRFRAHSMYDAELYRTKDEVSEWKRRDPIATFEQALRQARLLRDEDLQQLEVAIATEIEEAVAFAEAAPWEPIEDLNKDVCTDVRRTT